The region GCAGCGAATCGGTGCTTAATCGGGCATATTTTCCTTATGTGGACAAACGCTATCTGGAAAGCAACGGAGAGGCGTGGCTGAAACAGTGGCTGGACGACGGCTATATCGACAGCGTACAGGATATTTATAAAAAAACCCGTTATTACGGCTATACCGACAATCCTTTATACCGTGCCGGAGAAACAAATGAAAAATCTTACCGGTTGGCCGGCATTGAGGATATTTCCCCCAATCCGAAAGGCAAACTGACCAACAGCCACGCCCACAACCAAAGCGTATCGGCGGGTGTGAGCTATATTGCCGACAAAGGGCATCTCGGCGTGGGTGTGAGCCGCCATTTGTTTGATTACGGCGTACCCGGTTTTGCCTATCTTGCCAACAATACCCGCCAAGACTTGGCACCTATCAATATCCGAGCCGACCAAACCCGCTGGATTGCCGAAGGATTGTACCGCCCTGATGTTTCATGGCTGGAAAACGTCAAAGTCCAATCTGCCTATACCGATACTGACAATGCCGAATATTTGGGCGACCAATTTGCCAACAACCTCAACAGCAGCACCCGACAAGTACGCTTAGAACTCAACCACCGTCCGGCTTCTTTCTGGCGCGGCACATTCGGTATTGATGCCCGTCGCCGCCATATCGACGGCAAAGGCGACGACCGCTTTATGCCCGATTCGGATACCCGGGAACACGCCGTGTTTGCTGTTGAACATTTGAAATGGAAACAGCTTGAAGGAGAATTGGGCTGGCGATTCGGCAAAGTACACCACCAAACTGATTTAACCGGCTACACTGTCGGCCGGGGGCTGAACGAAGGCTATATCCACAACATGAAAGACCGCCACTACACACTGCACAGCGGACAAGCCGCTCTGACTTGGCAACCGTGGCAACCGCTGCGGCTGAAAACCCGTTACAGCCGCTCCGAACGTGCGCCCGAAGTAAACGAAATTTTTGCCAGTAACCGCCATTTCGCTATTTTAACCAACGAACAAGGCGATCCTCGTCTGTCGCCGGAACAGGCGGCTACATGGGAATTCGGCGGTGATGTCGATTGGCACAACCACCGCTTCCATGCAGCTTACTACCAAACCAAGTTTAACAATTATCTCTATCTCGGCCATACCGGTATCTCCAGAGACAACATACCCGTCAAAGAATGGCGACAAAGCGGCACCAAAATCAACGGATTGGAATTGGAATGGAAATATCTGTGGCAAAGCAGCCGATTGGGCGACTGGGAACCCCGAATCTTCGCCGACTTAGTCAAAAACAGCCCAATCAACCGACCACAGTCAGCCGATCCGACTGATGCCGAAGCATGGAAACAATATCTGCGTTACAAGCACGACGGTGCCTATATGCCGAACATGCCGACCTCACGCTACGGCATCGGCCTCAACTGGCAGAAAAACCAATGGCAGGCAGCTCTCAGCCTGACCCGCTATCAAGCGCAAAAACGTCTTGGCCGCAACATCAACCCAGAAATCAGCTTCGGCGGCTACAATGTTTGGGATTTCTACCTGAGTCGCAGCCACAAACTCAGTCAAAACAGCAGTGCCGAATATTTCCTCGATACCCGCAACTTAGGCAACGCCGAAATCCGTCCGCACAACGCTATTTTGAAACACCTAGCCCCGCAACCCGGCCGCAATATCCGCATCGGTGCACGACTGACCTTCTAAAATAAACGCAGGCCGACAACAGGCCGTCTGAAAACCCGATTTTCAGACGGCCTTGTTTTGCGGGGAACTTTGGTTTAACGGCCAAGCCAACGCCGTGCGGCTTTTAAAGCGAATTTGCGACAGCGTCTTTTCCTCTCTGTATTGCCGCTGCAAAATCCCTTATAATTTGCCCATCTGTAACCCTTTTCCGAGTGCGCCGCTGCGGCTGCACCGGCTGATAGAGCGAATACTTATGGACAAACTCAAAATCTCTGCCAACGGCCCGTTAAACGGTAAAATTACTGTATCGGGTGCCAAAAATGCCGCTCTGCCGCTGATATGTGCCGGTTTGCTGACTTCGGGAACGCTGCGGCTGAAAAACGTGCCGATGCTCGCCGATGTCAAAACCACGCAAAAGCTGTTGCAGGGCATGGGCGCACGGGTGCTGACCGACAATATCAGTGAATTTGAAATCAACGGCGGCACGGTCAATAATACTTGTGCGCCGTATGAATTGGTCAGCACCATGCGGGCTTCGATTTTGGTGTTGGGCCCGACGCTGGCACGTTTCGGCGAAGCTCAAGTGAGCCTGCCGGGCGGCTGTGCCATCGGCTCTCGTCCGGTCGATCAGCACCTGAAAGGCTTGGAAACCATGGGGGCGGAAATTGTCATCGAACACGGTTACGTCAAAGCCAAAGGCCGTCTGAAAGGCACTCGGGTGGTGATGGACGTGGTTACTGTCGGCGGAACAAAAAGAAAGTGCAGCGCATTATGGGTTTGTTGGGACTGAAAGCCAAAGTCCGCAGCAAAAAAGCCTACCGTCCGCAGGTAATAGGAGAGGCTTCGGATAATATTCTTAATCGTGAATTTACTGCTGGCAAACCGGCAGACAAATGGCTGACCGATATGACGGAGTTCAAATGCACAGACGGGAAGCTGTACTTATCGCCGATATTGGATGTGTTTAATCGGGAGATTGTGGCCTATTCTTTAAGCCGCAGAGCAAACAGTAAAATGGTGGCGCAAATGTTGGATAAAGCATTTGGCCGTCTGAAAGGCCAAACGCCGCTGCTGCATTCCGACCAGGGTGTGCTTTACCGCACCGGGGCTTATCGGGCGAAACTGGCTGAGAAAGGAATGGTGCAAAGCATGTCGCGCAAAGGAAATTGCTGGGACAATGCGCCGATGGAGCGTTTCTTCGGTACATTAAAAGAAGAGAGCTTCTATCAGGAAGGTGCGTTGTCGGTGGCAGAGCTGACAGAGGTAATAGATGATTACATACGTTACTACAATCATAAGCGGATTAGTTTAAACTTAAAAAAGCTGAGTCCTGTCGGCTACAGAACCCAGCTTGAAAAGGCTGTTTGAGAAAGATTCTTAACTTGTCCAAGTATTGGGGGGCAGTTCATACTATTCAGACGGCCTTTATTTATTTTCAAACGACATTCGAATAATTCATCTCTTTTATCCCCTTCCCAAAAGCAAATCCCATCCGAATTCTCTTTATCAATGATGAGTTATAGTAAATCCACTTTAAAAAGAGTACAAGGCGGCGAGCTGCAGACAGTACAGGTAGTACGCACCGTAATATTTTTAAATACTGATATTTTCTGAAATTTCTTGTTAAAAGAAACCCTCAAATTATCTTTAAATGGCTTTTTATACTCAAAAATCAATCTGCACTTGACGTAAAAAAAAAAACAACGAATATCATCACATACAATTATAAAAATTTTATAAATCATAATCAAAAAGGATAAAAATTTGGAAATCAAATTCAATATAGAGCAGGAAGAGTTTTACCGCGACTACCGCTACCGTAAGCCCTACCTGTTTAAACAAGCCTTGAACCTGCCCGACAAACAAACCCTGTGGCGCGAGATTAACGAAATATATCAACGGGCAAACCCGATAGACGATTCGTTCAAATTCCGCAAAGGGCGGCTGATTCCCAAAGAGCAATACGTCGAAGCCTTCGACAACGTCGGCAAAACACGCTACCGTTTTAACAAAGCCGCTGTGTACGAACACCTCAAAAACGGCGCGACTTTGGTGTACAACCGCATCAACAATGAACCGTTTTCCGACGGCATCGCCCACCAAATCGCCCAATTTGCCCGTGCACAGACCATCGTCAGCGGCTATCTCGCCTTCGGTGAAGATGCATCCTACAAAAACCATTGGGACACCCGCGACGTATTTGCCGTGCAACTCGTCGGCAAAAAACATTGGAGTCTGTCCGCTCCCAATTTCGAGATGCCACTCTATATGCAGCAAAGCAAAGACCTACCGCATATTCCCGAACCCGAAACGGCCGATATGGAAGTAGTATTGGAAGCCGGCGATATTCTCTATATCCCGCGCGGCTGGTGGCACAATCCCGTGCCGATGGGTTGCGAAACCTTCCATCTCGCTATCGGCACCTTCCCACCCAACGGCCATAATTATATGGAATGGCTGATGAACAAAGTGCCCGCCATCGTGGGCTTCCGTCACAATCTGCAAGGCTGGGAACATGATAAAAGCCGTCTGAAAACCGCCGCCGAGGAATTCGCCGCACAGATTGCCGACCCCGACAATTACGAAGCCTTTATGCAGGAATTTCTCGGCGAACAGCGCACCGACAGCCGCTTTGCCTTTGAAATCTTCGGCAACCCACATTCTGACGGCCTGCCCGAAGATGCCTTATTAAGTTTGAATACGGTGGATGCTTCTACGCTGGAGAAAGGGTATCTGATTGCGAATGGGATTAAGCTGAATATTGATGATTCAAGCATACTGTTATTAAAAGCTATTCAGCAAGCAGGTGTAATCAATATAAAGCAGTTTTTTCAATCTCAGGGAGGAGATAAGCTGAAGCTCACCGAAACAATTAATCATTTAATCCGATTGGATATTTTGGAAATTAAGATGGGATAAGAATGGGTACTTTTTTGAAAAAATATATTTTTAATCAGGATATTTTTTTTAGTGGATTAGCCTCATTTTTTGTAATGGCTTTTTTAGAAAACAGGATCAAACCTGATTTTTTTACCCACACTTTTTATTTGGAGAATAAATTAATTTTCCAAATAGTTTTATATGTTTTGTTTTTTTTGGGAGCTTTGTGGGTTAACCGTTTTTTTAATAGAGAAAAGGAAAAAGGAAATGCGTGAATTGAATATACAAGAATTGGAGTTTGTGTGTGGCGGCAAAGGAAAAGCTGCTGTAATAGAGAAAGTTAAGGATGCTACTACCGGTATATATCACGGTATTGTAGGCTATAACTCTATAACTTCTGATGCAACATTAAAAGGAAATTTTGCAGCCGGATATGCCGGTGCCGTTACCTATACAAAAAGTGCAACTAAAGCAGGAATGGCAGGAGCAGCTGCAGGGACTGCTGCTGATGCTACAAATTCTAAAGATCAAGACAGATCCGGTAATGATTATGGAGATCAAGACAAATCTGGTAATAATTATGGCGGATAATAATAAACTTTTCTCAATAAGGAAAAAACACACTTTTCAGACTTCTGAATATTCATCATTTTTCTGAAAATTGGAAGGTGTAGGTATCATCTCCGCTTATCAAGCCTGAGCCTGCGTAGGTACTGTTACGTCGCTTGGAGAAGCTAACCGTACCTACCGCTGTTTTTCTTTCAGACGGCCTTTTTGCTTTCAGGCCGTCTGAAAAAGCAACCGTAGGTTGGGTTGCCAAACTCAACAACCTCTTTTAACTTAAGGAATCCGTTGGGTATTGACCCAACCTACACTTGCCGGTGGCACAATCCCGTGCCGATGGATTGCGAAACCTTCCATCTCGCTATCGGCACCTTTCCACCCAACGGCCATAATTATATGGAATGGCTGATGAACAAAGTGCCTGATATTGTTGGCTTCCGTCACAATCTGCAAGGCTGGGAACATGATAAAGGCCGTCTGAAAACCGCCGCCGAAGAATTCGCCGCACAGATTGCCGATCCCGACAATTACGAAACCTTTATGCAGGAGTTTCTCGGAGGCCAGCGCACCGACAGCCGCTTTGCCTTTGAAATCTTCGGCAACCCACATTCTGACGGTTTGCCGGATGATGCAATGTTAAAGTTGAATGTGGTGGATACTTCGACGATTGAGAAGGGGTATTTGATTGCTAATGGGGTGAAAATCAGTATTGATGAGACTGGTAAAAAGATTTTGGAGCTTATTGATAAAAATGCAACTTTATCTTTTAAAAGCCTATTAACAGATTTCAACAAAGACCAGTATGAGAAAATTAGAGAATTAGTTCATCAACTGGGAAAATTAGATTTTCTGAAGGCTATATTGTGAGGTATTTATGAATAACTGGAAGCAATTTCTATTTTTCACAATATTAGTAATCGTTTTTTATCAACTCTTATACTTTATATCAGATATTTTTTTCATAAAGTATATCCATAAATATCGTATAAATTTGAACTTTGTTCAAGGTAGTTTAAATTTTCTTTCACTATATTTACCCTATATTTTAGTAAACCGCATTTTTAAAAACAGTAATAAAAAAAAGGAGTGTAAAAATGATTGAACTCCAACTTCAAGAATTAACGCTTGTTTCAGGAGGAAATGGAACAGCTGTAGCAAATAATATAGTAAGCAATACAGCTAATATTGCTACGACTAGAGAAGGGTTGACTTGGGGAGATGTATTAGCTTTGCCTGCTGCTGCCGGTGCTACTTATTTTCTTCGTGGCGGAACTAAACAAGCTGCAGCGTCAGCTGCAACATATAATTTAGTTCGTGATTGGACAAATGACGCCATCAATGCACCTCCCTATAACGGAAGACCAATCTTTGAAATTGAACATGGGCTAACTGCACCAGCTAGTACAACAGACAAATCGGGAAACAATTATGACGGAACAAATTATTAATTTTTATACCTATCCTTAAAGGACTAATATGAAAATTACTATGAAAAATATCTCGCAAAATTGGAAGGTTTTAGTTTTTTTAATCATTTCAATTAAATTTGTTACCTTTTTATTATTCAAAACTCTGGAAATTGAAAAAATATTTGGGATGGAATTCCATCAGGCAAGTACTCTTATTAGTGTTCCTGTTTTTTTCTTGTATCTACATTTTAAAAATGAAAAGCCCGCATAGGTACGGTTAGCCGCCCCAAACGGCGTAACCGTACAAATGCCTAAATATTATCAATCCATATCGGAAGCAACCGTAGGTTGGGTTGCCAAACCCAACAAACCTCTTTTAACTTAAGGAATCCGTTGGGTATTGACCCAACCTACACTTGCCGGTGGCACAATCCCGTGCCGATGGGTTGCGAAACCTTCCATCTCGCTATCGGCACCTTCCCACCCAACGGCCATAATTATATGGAATGGCTGATGAACAAAGTGCCCGCCATCGTGGGCTTCCGTCACAATCTGCAAGGCTGGGAACATGATAAAAGCCGTCTGAAAACCGCCGCCGAGGAATTCGCCGCACAGATTGCCGACCCCGACAATTACGAAGCCTTTATGCAGGAATTTCTCGGCGAACAGCGCACCGACAGCCGCTTTGCCTTTGAAATCTTCGGCAACCCACATTCTGACGGCCTGCCCGAAGATGCCTTATTAAGTTTGAATACGGTGGATGCTTCTACGCTGGAGAAAGGGTATCTGATTGCGAATGGGATTAAGCTGAATATTGATGATTCAAGCATACTGTTATTAAAAGCTATTCAGCAAGCAGGTGTAATCAATATAAAGCAGTTTTTTCAATCTCAGGGAGGAGATAAGCTGAAGCTCACCGAAACAATTAATCATTTAATCCGATTGGATATTTTGGAAATTAAGATGGGATAAGAATGGGTACTTTTTTGAAAAAATATATTTTTAATCAGGATATTTTTTTTAGTGGATTAGCCTCATTTTTTGTAATGGCTTTTTTAGAAAACAGGATCAAACCTGATTTTTTTACCCACACTTTTTATTTGGAGAATAAATTAATTTTCCAAATAGTTTTATATGTTTTGTTTTTTTTGGGAGCTTTGTGGGTTAACCGTTTTTTTATTAATAGAGAAAAGGAAAAAGGAAAAGCTACCGTAATAGAGAAAGTCAAGGATGCTACTACTGGTATATATCACGGTATTGTAGGCTATAACCTCTGATGCAACATTAAAAGGAAATTTTGCAGCCGGATATGCCGGTGCCGTTACCTATACATATACAAAAAGTGCAACTAAAGCAGGAATAGCAGGAGCTGCAGCAGTAGCCGACGGGAAAGTTACACATGGTGAGATTGTATCGACAACCCTATTAGCAGGTACTGCCTCAAGAACTACAACTCTTTCCAAAGCTGGGGCAATAGGGTTAGCAGCAGAATTAGTTAAAATCGGCATTGATTATGCAGTCAGTCAACCACCATATAATGGAAAAATGATATACGAAATTGAGTATGACCCTAATACGAGAAATACAAAGAATGTAAAAGAAAAAGATGGAAACAATTATGACGGAACAAACTATTAAAGTTATTAAATTTATATTAACTGTTATTATAGGAGTAGCACTATGGTGGTTAATAAAGTTTACAATTAAAACTTGGCTTTACCCCTTATGGAACTTGCCATCAGATTCTGACTTAGGGTCTATATTTGCTATGTCCATCTCCATGATGATTGCTTATCGTTTGATTTACGGTAAAGCATAGTGTAGGTTATGTCAAGTTCAACAAACCTTCCCTTATAACCCAAGAAATCCGTTGGGTTTTGGCTCAACCTACACTTGCTGATTTTTTGATAGAAATTTTATTTGAAAAATTAGTCAATTATGGATATTAGCCTGTGCGTGTTGTTTTTCATTGCGGCTTTATTGGTTAGCCTGTTTTTTTTAAGACAGAGAAAGGAAACGAAAATGCGTGAATTAGATGTTCGGGATTTGGAAATAATCAGTGGTTCTGTGGGCGTTCCCGGAGCAGTAGTAGGAGGAGTTGCTGGTTTGGCTGCATATTCAGGGTCTGTTGCAGCAGGAGGAAAAGAATTCAGCGTTAGGGATGCAACTTATGCGGCCGGTCTTGGTGCAATGACAGGTACACTTACTGGGCCTGTAGGTATCGGTGTCGCCGTTGACACAATAGGTTTATCTACTGTCGGCGGGATTGCTCAAGGCGGATTAGGACGCCTTAGCGAACAACAAGATGGCAACAATTATGACGGCACTAATTATTAAAAAATACCTATAAATGTCACAGTAATCCGGTAACTGGTTAGCGTAAAGACAACCAGCCGAGAATATATAAATATTACAAGGCAGGTTGATTCTAAAGATTAATTTACCAACTTCGTTGTTCATCATTCAATTTGATTCAGCAAGTTGAATTTTATAATGACAGGAGGATACATGAAATTTCTTTTGGGATTTGTTTTTTTAGGTACATTCTTAGTACAAGTTATTGTAGGGAAATTAATGGGTTGGGAAAATAAATTCGACAAACAAAAATATGAATTCGGAATCAGGTGGGTATTTTTCATTATTTCAGGCTTTGTGACAGGCTTGACCAGCCTGTTTCTTAAGTAAATAAAGGTCTCATAACTTCCGCAAAGGTTTTCAATGTCTCCATATATTACTGTCTGTATTAGCTTGTTTTTTTCTTTAT is a window of Neisseria yangbaofengii DNA encoding:
- a CDS encoding TonB-dependent receptor — encoded protein: MNIPHHFFQTALSVSVLAAFSVSASAQDEGASAQEHELATVHVQGKRRDSNAEQLLGGRETLYDEDDLLASDLKRRRSVSLGQTLEQISGVQNNSFGTNNGLPQIRSLSGPRVYISENGLGVSDIAAINGNLPTAVNPFLADKITVRKSSAAVLYGGSAVGGAVDVHTNLITDTLPDKPVAGKLEISGGYNTPALQVFRLDGKAGKFAWHLDGSNSKISEYKIPGNSKAAVCHDADSLFNPQTGGVDSTLAQSCQVNVRSESVLNRAYFPYVDKRYLESNGEAWLKQWLDDGYIDSVQDIYKKTRYYGYTDNPLYRAGETNEKSYRLAGIEDISPNPKGKLTNSHAHNQSVSAGVSYIADKGHLGVGVSRHLFDYGVPGFAYLANNTRQDLAPINIRADQTRWIAEGLYRPDVSWLENVKVQSAYTDTDNAEYLGDQFANNLNSSTRQVRLELNHRPASFWRGTFGIDARRRHIDGKGDDRFMPDSDTREHAVFAVEHLKWKQLEGELGWRFGKVHHQTDLTGYTVGRGLNEGYIHNMKDRHYTLHSGQAALTWQPWQPLRLKTRYSRSERAPEVNEIFASNRHFAILTNEQGDPRLSPEQAATWEFGGDVDWHNHRFHAAYYQTKFNNYLYLGHTGISRDNIPVKEWRQSGTKINGLELEWKYLWQSSRLGDWEPRIFADLVKNSPINRPQSADPTDAEAWKQYLRYKHDGAYMPNMPTSRYGIGLNWQKNQWQAALSLTRYQAQKRLGRNINPEISFGGYNVWDFYLSRSHKLSQNSSAEYFLDTRNLGNAEIRPHNAILKHLAPQPGRNIRIGARLTF
- a CDS encoding winged helix domain-containing protein, which translates into the protein MGIDPTYTCRWHNPVPMDCETFHLAIGTFPPNGHNYMEWLMNKVPDIVGFRHNLQGWEHDKGRLKTAAEEFAAQIADPDNYETFMQEFLGGQRTDSRFAFEIFGNPHSDGLPDDAMLKLNVVDTSTIEKGYLIANGVKISIDETGKKILELIDKNATLSFKSLLTDFNKDQYEKIRELVHQLGKLDFLKAIL
- a CDS encoding IS3 family transposase translates to MQRIMGLLGLKAKVRSKKAYRPQVIGEASDNILNREFTAGKPADKWLTDMTEFKCTDGKLYLSPILDVFNREIVAYSLSRRANSKMVAQMLDKAFGRLKGQTPLLHSDQGVLYRTGAYRAKLAEKGMVQSMSRKGNCWDNAPMERFFGTLKEESFYQEGALSVAELTEVIDDYIRYYNHKRISLNLKKLSPVGYRTQLEKAV
- a CDS encoding JmjC domain-containing protein; translation: MEIKFNIEQEEFYRDYRYRKPYLFKQALNLPDKQTLWREINEIYQRANPIDDSFKFRKGRLIPKEQYVEAFDNVGKTRYRFNKAAVYEHLKNGATLVYNRINNEPFSDGIAHQIAQFARAQTIVSGYLAFGEDASYKNHWDTRDVFAVQLVGKKHWSLSAPNFEMPLYMQQSKDLPHIPEPETADMEVVLEAGDILYIPRGWWHNPVPMGCETFHLAIGTFPPNGHNYMEWLMNKVPAIVGFRHNLQGWEHDKSRLKTAAEEFAAQIADPDNYEAFMQEFLGEQRTDSRFAFEIFGNPHSDGLPEDALLSLNTVDASTLEKGYLIANGIKLNIDDSSILLLKAIQQAGVINIKQFFQSQGGDKLKLTETINHLIRLDILEIKMG
- a CDS encoding winged helix domain-containing protein, which encodes MGIDPTYTCRWHNPVPMGCETFHLAIGTFPPNGHNYMEWLMNKVPAIVGFRHNLQGWEHDKSRLKTAAEEFAAQIADPDNYEAFMQEFLGEQRTDSRFAFEIFGNPHSDGLPEDALLSLNTVDASTLEKGYLIANGIKLNIDDSSILLLKAIQQAGVINIKQFFQSQGGDKLKLTETINHLIRLDILEIKMG